A region of the Vigna unguiculata cultivar IT97K-499-35 chromosome 9, ASM411807v1, whole genome shotgun sequence genome:
ACCCCTTTTTACCACTAAAcgaaaatttaagtaaaataaagcTTAATGGTTAATTAAGCCGCTTCTCAAGCTACGTCCAGCCCTCTGAATTGCCCATtcattggctgctagggttctcAAACCCCTTCATATTCATGTTAatgaaatttggcaaaaagaaaagtaagttagttctcaacaaggtttgaacccacacccatGCACACACCAAATcaatgccaaaccattcaaccaatccagatttcatgataaatcctataattttaagaatttacCATGACAACACGcatcaaatataaaaacacacaaaaacagacaatttaaataacatccaagtggcacgcataggactcgaacccaagtcctcacacccaattaaagtactctcaaccacttgagctagtacctttccacgtcatagctcctcgcatttattgctttaaatattctcattatccgtcctaattaaataattaattaaataactatttaattttcccggatcttacaTTACACCCCCCTTTTtaagattttcgtcctcgaaaataaaaCTTACCAGGGAATAGGTACGGATAGGATTGCttcatgcgatcctccatctcccaggtcatctcCTGGGTAGTCTCATCCCACAGCACTTTCACAGTCTTAATCTCCTTCCCCTGCAGCTGTTTTACCTGTGAATCCAGAATTCGCACTGGCCCAGTGCTCACCGTCAAATCCTCCCGAATCTGAATGTCATCCGACTCTAGTACGTGCGACGGATCTGCAACATATTTTCTTAGCTGGGAAACATGAAACACGTTATGCAGATTCGTCAGGTGTGGTGGTAAGGCGATCTCATACGCTGCAACCCCAATTCTCCTCAGAATCTGATAAGGCCCAACAAACCTCGGAGTTAACTTCCTCGATTTGATGGCCCTCCCAATACCAGCCGTTGGTGTCACCCTGAGGAACACATGATCTCCAGCCTCAAACTCTAGAGGTCGTCTCCTCTTGTCTGCATAAGACTTTTGTCTGCTCTGTGTAGCCTTCATCCTCTCCTGGATCGCCCTAACCTTCTCAGAGGTTTGCTGTAAAAACTCAGGACCCAACACCAACGATTCCCCATCCTGGTTCCAACACAGTGGCGTCCTACACCGCCGCCCATACAACGCCTCGTATGGAGCCATACCGATGCTGGTGTGATAGCTGTTGTTGTATGTGAACTCCACTAAGGGAAGCATTTCACTCCAACTACCCATATGATCTAATACGCAAGCCCTCAACAGATCCTCCAAAGACTGAATGGTACGTTCCGACTGACCATCAGTTTGAGGATGGTaggcagaactcatcctcaactgagTCCCCAACGCTGCCTGTAATGACTGCCAGAAACGAGATGTGAATCTCGGGTCTCTATCTGACACTATGCTGGCCGGCACCCCATGCAATCTGACCACTTCTCTCACATACAACTCCGCCAATCTGTCCATTGACCACTTCTGATTAATAGCGAGGAAGTGAGCACACTTTGTCAATCTGTCTACTATTACCCAGATTGAGTCGTGCCCCTTCACAGACTTCGGCAAGTGAGTGACGAAGTCCATGGCaatactatcccatttccactgagggATGTCCAATGACTCAAGTGTACCCCCTGGTCGCTGGTGCTCAATCTTGGCCTTCTGGCATACCAAACATGATGCCACGAAGTCAGCAATGTCGGTCTTCATCCCGTTCCACCAGAAGGACTGTTTCAGGtcgtgatacatcttagtcatacctggatgtatgctaagacggctTTTATGGCCCTCCTCTAGAATCTGTTTCCTCAACCTCCAATCTCCAGGCACACAGATTCGATCTCTGAATCTCAGAATACCATCTGTCCCAATCCGGTAGTCTTTCCCCTTCTCAGTCCCTATCCAACTTACAAATTGCTGTAGCTCAGCATCATCCTTCTGTCGATCCCTGATAACTCCCAGTACATCACTAGTCAGTGTGAGCATTCCACATTTGATGCAATCCTCACTCAACTGCATACCCAGATTCATATCCCGGAGCTTCTCAATTAACTCTAACTCCTTCACCATCATAGCTGAGATGTGCATCTGTTTCCGACTCAAGGCATCCGCAACcacattagctttaccagggtggtaAAGCAACTCGAAATCGTAATCCTTGAGATATTCCATCCAACGCCGCTGTCTCATATTTAGCTCCTTCTGATCGAATAGGTATTTCAGGCTTTTATGATCACTGAATACCTGAAATTgagagccatacaaatagtgTCTCCACGTCTTAAGAGCGAACACTACAGCAGCCAACTCTAGATCGTGGGTAGGGTAGTTTTTCTCGTGCACCTTCAACTGTCTAGAGGCATAAGCTACCGGCCTCTTCTCCTGCATTAGTACACAACCCAAACCCTGGTAGGATGCATCGCAGTATACCTCAAACATCTTGCTGGTATCTGGAATAATCAGAATCGGAGCGGTAGTCAACCTCCTTTTCATCTCTTCAAAGCATTCGTCACATTTATCAGTCCATGAGAAGGGTTGATCCTTCCTAGTGAGCTGAGTTAATGGGCTCACCATTTTAGAAAACCCTTCCACGAACCTCCTGTAGTACCCAGCCAACCCCAAGAAACTTCTGACCTCTGTTACAGTCTGAGGTCTCTCCCACTTCAACACTGTCTCAATCTTACTCGGGTCCACTGATATACCCCGTGAAGAAATTACGTGCCCCAGAAACTGCACCTCGTCCAAccaaaattcacacttggacaatTTACCGTACAGCTGATGCTCCCTCAATACCTCCAGCACAGTTCTTAGATGATCAGCATGCTCCTCTTTAGTCCGTGAGTAGATGAGTATGTCATCTATAAACACCACCACGAATTTGTCCAGATACGGTCTAAAGAtgcggttcatataatccatgaagacAGCTGGGGCGTTCGTCACTCCAAAAGGCATCACGACATACTCGTAATGTCCATATCTCGATCTAAAGGCTGTCTTCTGGACATCCTCTggcttgactaagatctgatgatagccagacctcaagtcaatcttggAGAATACTCCTGCCCCTCTGAGCTGATCAAGCAAATCATCGATTCTAGGCAGTGGGTACTTGTTCTTTATCGTCAACTTGTTCAACTGACGATAATCGACGCACAGCCGAGAACtaccatctttcttcttcactaataaCACCGGGGCTCCCCACGGTGAAGCGCTGGGTCGGATGAATTTCTTCTCTAGCAGGTCTTCTATCTGATTCTTCAACTCTGCTAATTCAGCCGGTGCCATTCTATATGGCGCTGCCGACACTGGACCCGCTCCAGGGATTAGATCAATTGAGAAATCTATATCCCGGCTGGGTGGTAACTCGGGTATCTCGTTTGGAAATACGTCGGCATACTCATTCACCACCGGTATCTTACTGATCTGCTCTTCTGTACTCACCTTCTTCTCTTGGGCCACTATCACAAAACAAGTCGACCCATTCTCCATCTCTTTCACTGCCTCTCCAGATGTCACCAACTCTATCCCCTCTGTTTCTGCTAATACAATTctgcgccgtccacaatcaagCACCACGTGGTTGATAGACAGCCAGTCCATTCCCAGTATGACCTCTAACCCCTCCAAGGGCAAACAGACTAGATTCACCTTGAAGCGTCTGCCCTCCACTTCCATCAAGCATCCAACACAGGCTATGTTTGTTGAAACCTGTCCAGATGCGGGTGTCGAGACTATCAACTCGCATCCGAGGTCACGAGTGGACAACCCCAACCTCTTCACACAATCATGGGATATGAAGGAGTGCGAAGCTCCTGAATCAAATAACACTAGCACACTGTTACCATAAAGCAAGCAATGGTCCAGAATCAGATTACCTGACCGGGTGGCCTCTGTGCTGGTAATGGCGAAAACTCGGCCTGCGGCTCTCGGCCTGTCTGAAGAGGATGGCTGAGGTCGTGATGTTGGTGCAGTCTTCCTATTAGGACACTATCGGCAAAGTGTCCTGGCTGATCACAGGCATAGCACTTACGAGTGCTCATGCCACTGCCTCCGCTGCGGGCGGGTCTAGTGCAATTTCGCTGCAGATGTTCACCCCTGCAGTTATAGCACCTGGGTTTCCATGAAGACGCGGCGGGTCTACTGTAGGGCTTCTTCTGGAATCTGCCCTCAGCATTATTTCTCTGTGTACGGTTAACCAGGCTGGGCCCCTTCTTCAGCTGCTCCACACTCTTGGCCTGCTCCACCAAGATAGGGAACTCTCGCACCCTCAGTGGCACTATGAAACGCCTCAGTTCATGCTTGAGGCCGCCCTCAAACTTTCTACAGCGCCACTCTTCCGTCACCGTCTGGGAGTAGAATCTCGAGAGGTACTCAAACCTCTCCACATAGTCCTGCACGGACAAGTTTCCCTGCTGCAGGGTGAGAAACTCGGCCTCGCGCTCATGTTTAGCGCTGTCAAGaaaatatttctccaggaacctcgtcctgaagTTAACCCAATTCACATCCTCAGCTCTATTTATCATCTGCTGCTGCATACTCATCCACCAGTATTCAGCTTCAGTCACTA
Encoded here:
- the LOC114163621 gene encoding uncharacterized protein LOC114163621, whose amino-acid sequence is MANRRRRNTAGADEIANAIHRMVDAMQPVAAPPRAMIPPVRPVTMEDFMRHKPAKFTGKATPDEANAWLRECEKIFRVIEYTEAQKLNFSTFLLVTEAEYWWMSMQQQMINRAEDVNWVNFRTRFLEKYFLDSAKHEREAEFLTLQQGNLSVQDYVERFEYLSRFYSQTVTEEWRCRKFEGGLKHELRRFIVPLRVREFPILVEQAKSVEQLKKGPSLVNRTQRNNAEGRFQKKPYSRPAASSWKPRCYNCRGEHLQRNCTRPARSGGSGMSTRKCYACDQPGHFADSVLIGRLHQHHDLSHPLQTGREPQAEFSPLPAQRPPGQRLGLSTRDLGCELIVSTPASGQVSTNIACVGCLMEVEGRRFKVNLVCLPLEGLEVILGMDWLSINHVVLDCGRRRIVLAETEGIELVTSGEAVKEMENGSTCFVIVAQEKKVSTEEQISKIPVVNEYADVFPNEIPELPPSRDIDFSIDLIPGAGPLTIKNKYPLPRIDDLLDQLRGAGVFSKIDLRSGYHQILVKPEDVQKTAFRSRYGHYEYVVMPFGVTNAPAVFMDYMNRIFRPYLDKFVVVFIDDILIYSRTKEDPLTQLTRKDQPFSWTDKCDECFEEMKRRLTTAPILIIPDTSKMFEVYCDASYQGLGCVLMQEKRPVAYASRQLKVHEKNYPTHDLELAAVVLKYLFDQKELNMRQRRWMEYLKDYDFELLYHPGKANVVADALSRKQMHISAMMVKELELIEKLRDMNLGMQLSEDCIKCGMLTLTSDVLGVIRDRQKDDAELQQFVSWIGTEKGKDYRIGTDGILRFRDRICVPGDWRLRKQILEEGHKSRLSIHPGMTKMYHDLKQSFWWNGMKTDIADFVASCLVCQKAKIEHQRPGGTLESLDIPQWKWDSIAMDFVTHLPKSVKGHDSIWVIVDRLTKCAHFLAINQKWSMDRLAELYVREVVRLHGVPASIVSDRDPRFTSRFWQSLQAALGTQLRMSSAYHPQTDGQSERTIQSLEDLLRACVLDHMGSWSEMLPLVEFTYNNSYHTSIGMAPYEALYGRRCRTPLCWNQDGESLVLGPEFLQQTSEKVRAIQERMKATQSRQKSYADKRRRPLEFEAGDHVFLRVTPTAGIGRAIKSRKLTPRFVGPYQILRRIGVAAYEIALPPHLTNLHNVFHVSQLRKYVADPSHVLESDDIQIREDLTVSTGPVRILDSQVKQLQGKEIKTVKVLWDETTQEMTWEMEDRMKQSYPYLFPGMEIRELFQGLMCRLAA